CATACTTTTTGCTCCTGGTGTGGGTCAGTTCGACCACTGTCGGCTCCTTAGTTGGCTCGGTGGTCAATTCCGCTACTTCCGGTTTTCAGGCGATTATGGGGACGGCTACGGCTGCATTGGGTGCTAAAGCTGTCAATCAGCAGGTAGTAGCAACGGCTGAAGCTGCGGCCTCTGCTGTGCGTCGGGAATTTGGGAATGCTATTGACCCCACTAGTATTCGGGAAAATATAGAAGATTACCTGGAACAGCTACGTCCCCCAGAATTAGATTTATCCCACATTCGTAGGGATTTTGAAAGCTTACTCAAAGATCCACAATTTCAATCGATCGCTGGGAGTCCAGACCTCCGCAACATTGACCGCCAAAGGTTTATTGATTTAATCAGCAGTCGCACTGACCTTTCTAAACGAGACGTTAACCGGATTGCTGACACACTATACAATGTTTGGCAGCAGGTGGTCAGTCAGCAAAAACCCACTCAAGACCATTTAGGTGAGTTAGTTAATTATCTGAAGTCACTTCCCCCAGGACAAACGAAGACAGATGAACTCAACGCCAAATTGGATCGGTTAATTTCTGAAACGCGGACTTCAGAAGCAGCAACACCAACAGCAGAAAAACCCGGTCTGATGCAACAGACTTTACAACAGGGAATCACGGCGCTGACTGGTATTGTGTTGGGACGAACAGATTTATCTGATATTGATGTCGAGAAAATTTGGCGATCGCTCACCACGGCGAAAGACAAAGCCATCGAACAAGCTGATAAACTAGGTTTACCCAGATCCTCAGAACCCTATAGCCCAATTCGGGCTGATGTGGAAAACTACCTACTCAATACCTATGCTTGGCAATTGAGTCCAGGAAGAATCGGGGAAGAATTTCGTGATGTGATCTATGACCCAGCCGCCGACCCTGGTATAGTTAAAAGGGAACTAGAGCGACTGTCTGCCAAAGATTTCGCCCATACCCTCCAACAACGGGGACTACTAACCCAAGGACAAATCCAGGGTATTGCTGACCAGCTAGAAACTGTCCGCCAAGAGGTATTAATCATCGTCAGCGCTGCTGAACAAAGAGAGATTGCTCAGGACTTACAACGCCGAGTAGAAAGTTATCTCCTGGTGACCAATAAGGCAGATTTGACTCCAGAAGGAATTGAGCAGAACTTTAAACCATTATTATCAGATCCAGAAGCGGATTACGAAACTCTCTCGCTGCGGTTAGCATCACTTGACCGCCGGGAAATGCAGCAGATATTGCTAGAACGCAATGATCTTCAACCATACGAAGTAGACCCGATTCTCAACGATTTAGAAGACCAACGCGATCGCGTCTTAGTAGAAACTCAAGGATTGGCAGAACAAGCCAAATACCAAGCAGAAACCTTATGGTTGAATATAGAATCATATTTGCGGAATACTGGCAAAGCCGAGTTAAATCCTGATGCGATTCGCGCCGATTTGCAAAAGCTGATCGAAGACCCCCAATCGGGAATGATCGCCCTCCGCGCCCGATTAGCTCGCTTTGACCGCGATACTTTGATCCAGTTATTGAGTCAACGTCAAGATTTGAGTCAAGAGCAAGTTAATCAAATTATGGCAGCTGTGGAAGACTCCTGGCATAATATCCGCCATACACCTGACGCTTTAGCACACAAAGCTAAGGAACAGTACGACTCTGTAACCGCTACCATCACCGATTACTTGCGGAACACTGGCAAAGAAGAATTGAATCCTGAAGGTATTCAACGGGATTTTAGCAGATTATTTGCACAACCGAGAGAGGGAGCCGTCGCCCTGAGCCGTCGCTTGTCGCAGGTAGACAGAGATACTTTAGTCAAGTTATTGAGTCAACGCCGAGATTTGAGTGAAGAGCAAGTCAATCAAGTCATTGATTCCGTGCAAACTTCGATTCGGAATATTGTCCGCGCACCTCGTCGTCTAGCTACTCGCACACAGCAAAGAGTGGAAACATTCCAAGCTTATTTGTCAGAGTATTTGCGCCAAACTGGTAAAGAAGAACTTAACCCAGAAGCTATTAAACGCGACTTACAATTATTGTTGCATGATCCGCGAGTGGGAATGGAAACTTTGAGCGATCGCCTGGCACATTTCGACCGTGACACAGTGATTGCTTTGCTGAAAATTCGGGAAGATATGACCGATGAAGAAGCCGCCAGAATTGCCGATAATATCGTCTCGGTGCGGGATCAATTTACCTCACAAATCAGGGGTATGCAACGGCGAATTCAAGATGTCATAGAAGGGATTTTTGACCGTATCCGTAACTATCTCAACGCCTTAGATCGTCCTGAACTCAACTATGATGGCATCAAGCGCGATGTCCGCACGTTCTTTGATGATCCACAGGCAGGGTTTGACGCATTACGCGATCGCCTTTCTTCTTTCGACCGAGACACCCTAGTGGCGATTATGAGTTCTCGTGAGGACATATCTGAAGCAGATGCCAACCGAGTCATTGACCAAATTGAACGGGCGCGCAACAAAGTATTGCAACGTGCCGAACGCTTACAGCATGAAACACAACGCCGCCTAGAAGAAGTAAAGCATCAAGCACAACGGCAAGCAGAAGAAACCCGCAAAGCCGCCGCCGCCGCTTCTTGGTGGTTATTTGCCACAGCCTTCGTTTCAGCCGTGTTTTCCGCATTAGGAGGAGCGCTAGCTGTAGTTTTAGTCTAGGGAGTGGGGAGTAGGGAGTGGGGAGTAGGGAGTAGGGAGTAGGGAGAAGAATTTTGACTTCCTAATGACTAATGACTAATGACTAATAACTCATTCCCCACTCGCTTCTCCCCATTGATTAATGGCAGAAAATATTGATGAATAGTCATCATTAGCAAAAGACATTTTCACAGCTGTTTGCACAAGTTGTCGCACAGCTTCAATACTTTTGAGATCCAAACCTAATGATTTGGCTTCTGATATAAACAAATCTGTATCTTTGAGCAAATGTTTTGTGGGGAAGTTGGGATTGGTATAATCGCCATCCAACATCCGCCGCATTTTTTTGTCAAAAGTAGGCGCATAAAGTGAACTGTCGCGCAAGATTTGCATAAATAAATCTATGTCGATACCTTGACGCTCTACAAAAGCTAGACTGAGAGCAAAGCTAGTTGTCATGGAAGCAATGAGTTGATTTAGTGCCAACTTCACACCCGCCGCGGCTCCTACTGAACCCACAAGTACAGGTTCTGCACCAAAATTTTGCAGTAACTTTAAATGGCGTTGATATTGTTCGGGTTCAGCGCCTACCATCACAATCAGCTTGCCAGCTTTGGCTTCGGGAATACTACCTAATACGGGAGCTTCTATATACTCACCACCGCCACCAATTACGGCATCTCTAATTTCTTGGCTTTCTGTAGGAGTAATAGTCCCCATCTGAATCACAGTCCGCCCTTCTAGAGTTCGCCAAGAAGTATCCGAAAGCAAAACATGATAAATTGCGGCGGCGTTAGTCAGCATGAGAATAATGCAATCAGCCGCACGAATTGCTTGGCGGGGATGTACGGCAATTTCTGCACCAGCGGCCTGTAGTGGGGCTAATTTTTCTGGGGTGCGATTGTAGGCTACTAGCTCTATGTTGGCTGCTAACAACCGTTGAGCCATCGGTAATCCCATGAGTCCAGTTCCCAGAAATGCCACCTTCATTTTTTACGTTCCTTTAGTACAGATGTCGCCAGTCGTATGTTTGATTGTACGCTTAGTGAACAATTATCATTGTCCAGAGATAACTGTTCACTGTTCACTGATAACTGACTAAAAATCAACCACCTGCGGCAAATGTCACCATAATGATCACCGATAGTAAGATGCCGGGGCTAAGTAGTGTTATCAATAAAAAAAGTTCATGCGCCGTCATAATTAATACTTTCCTGTTATCTGAATCTGCACAGTAGTCAATGTTATGCTAATCTATCTCGGCATCAGATAGCATTCTTAGCTTGTCCGTATTTTAGCTTGGTATCGTTAGTCCTTGAAGTGGTTGAGCAATTTCTGTCTGTTGGAGTCCTTTGCTTTGAATTAAAACGCCAAAGTTACCTAATTCTGTAGGGTCTATGAGCTGATGTAGTGCTTCTCTTCGTTGCAATAATTGTGAGAGGGGCAAATCTTGGTGAGAAATGGCTGAAAGACGCTCGCCTAAACCCAAAGCCATCAAAAATAAACCTTGCTGGATAAACCCGATTTTTTCTAAACCGTAGCGATCGCCCCAGCGTTCCAAAGCCGTAAAATCAACATGGGCGGTAATATCTTGCATCCCGACGTTGATATAAGGGTTATCGTGGTGGCGATGGTTATAGTAGCATTGTAAACTTCCATGCGAACGCCTGGGATTATAATAACGATGAGCCGGGTAGCCATAATCAATAGTTAACACATACCCCCGATGCAAGCGGTCAGCTACAATACCCAACCAGTCACCAGCCGCCAAATTAATTTCACTACGATAGCCATCTTCATAACCAGCAGTTAAATCAATCTCCACTAAATCCCAATATTTTTGCAGTTCCGGTGTAGAAAGTTCTCCAGTCACTTCCACAAACAACGGTTCAGACTCATTTTTCCCGGTGGTCACATAAACTTCCCGCATTTCCCCATCTGCTAAAATAAACTGATGTACAGGAAAAGCATCCACCAATTCATTAGAAAAAAAGCAGCCAGTCATCGAGTCAGAAGGGATATCTGCTAAACTGCACCAACGGACAGAAAAATCTTGCAAACGTTGCTGCTGTTCTTGCTGAAATCTTGGCGACTTCTCCACAATCACATAATCCAGCGCCGCGAAAAAATCTGGGTGATGTAGCTGAGAGTGCTTGAGGATATGCATAGCCAGTAAACCTTGACCGGCTCCCATTTCCACCAAAGAAAAAGGTACAGGACGAGCTAAAATCTCCCACATCTGCCAAAATTGTTCCGCCAGTAACTCGCCAAAATCAGCAC
The Nodularia sp. LEGE 06071 genome window above contains:
- a CDS encoding MFS transporter, with protein sequence MFECTENILGVYNPVLWLAQAPVVPTGITPAQASVLNSGPRFFVALISGVILTFAFQLVLTNLSVAAGISYLGRSSNSDGVVGEVGSFGGTVRKIGTALGLWTLITVTIALLIACFLAVKLSLLVLDPRLGAILGLVIWGAYFLLLVWVSSTTVGSLVGSVVNSATSGFQAIMGTATAALGAKAVNQQVVATAEAAASAVRREFGNAIDPTSIRENIEDYLEQLRPPELDLSHIRRDFESLLKDPQFQSIAGSPDLRNIDRQRFIDLISSRTDLSKRDVNRIADTLYNVWQQVVSQQKPTQDHLGELVNYLKSLPPGQTKTDELNAKLDRLISETRTSEAATPTAEKPGLMQQTLQQGITALTGIVLGRTDLSDIDVEKIWRSLTTAKDKAIEQADKLGLPRSSEPYSPIRADVENYLLNTYAWQLSPGRIGEEFRDVIYDPAADPGIVKRELERLSAKDFAHTLQQRGLLTQGQIQGIADQLETVRQEVLIIVSAAEQREIAQDLQRRVESYLLVTNKADLTPEGIEQNFKPLLSDPEADYETLSLRLASLDRREMQQILLERNDLQPYEVDPILNDLEDQRDRVLVETQGLAEQAKYQAETLWLNIESYLRNTGKAELNPDAIRADLQKLIEDPQSGMIALRARLARFDRDTLIQLLSQRQDLSQEQVNQIMAAVEDSWHNIRHTPDALAHKAKEQYDSVTATITDYLRNTGKEELNPEGIQRDFSRLFAQPREGAVALSRRLSQVDRDTLVKLLSQRRDLSEEQVNQVIDSVQTSIRNIVRAPRRLATRTQQRVETFQAYLSEYLRQTGKEELNPEAIKRDLQLLLHDPRVGMETLSDRLAHFDRDTVIALLKIREDMTDEEAARIADNIVSVRDQFTSQIRGMQRRIQDVIEGIFDRIRNYLNALDRPELNYDGIKRDVRTFFDDPQAGFDALRDRLSSFDRDTLVAIMSSREDISEADANRVIDQIERARNKVLQRAERLQHETQRRLEEVKHQAQRQAEETRKAAAAASWWLFATAFVSAVFSALGGALAVVLV
- a CDS encoding class I SAM-dependent methyltransferase encodes the protein MTSNSALCQAIAYHISTSPQRRITFAEFMDLALYHPEHGYYSSHAVKIGFQGSDFFTSPHLGADFGELLAEQFWQMWEILARPVPFSLVEMGAGQGLLAMHILKHSQLHHPDFFAALDYVIVEKSPRFQQEQQQRLQDFSVRWCSLADIPSDSMTGCFFSNELVDAFPVHQFILADGEMREVYVTTGKNESEPLFVEVTGELSTPELQKYWDLVEIDLTAGYEDGYRSEINLAAGDWLGIVADRLHRGYVLTIDYGYPAHRYYNPRRSHGSLQCYYNHRHHDNPYINVGMQDITAHVDFTALERWGDRYGLEKIGFIQQGLFLMALGLGERLSAISHQDLPLSQLLQRREALHQLIDPTELGNFGVLIQSKGLQQTEIAQPLQGLTIPS
- a CDS encoding NAD(P)-dependent oxidoreductase, whose protein sequence is MKVAFLGTGLMGLPMAQRLLAANIELVAYNRTPEKLAPLQAAGAEIAVHPRQAIRAADCIILMLTNAAAIYHVLLSDTSWRTLEGRTVIQMGTITPTESQEIRDAVIGGGGEYIEAPVLGSIPEAKAGKLIVMVGAEPEQYQRHLKLLQNFGAEPVLVGSVGAAAGVKLALNQLIASMTTSFALSLAFVERQGIDIDLFMQILRDSSLYAPTFDKKMRRMLDGDYTNPNFPTKHLLKDTDLFISEAKSLGLDLKSIEAVRQLVQTAVKMSFANDDYSSIFSAINQWGEASGE